From Aedes albopictus strain Foshan chromosome 1, AalbF5, whole genome shotgun sequence, one genomic window encodes:
- the LOC109428658 gene encoding uncharacterized protein LOC109428658, giving the protein MFFSCYRHALFLVRSWRNWCVKKFGNLKNCVTTNAYWGLEINAHSLINYIVHCRVNGTEFNPNWNQSQACESTFREARAFTSTESTVVNFTIQGFESRLSRIQFKKNVMHRNAHVLNFPSLKNNSIKTEKVTMPTNDEIIREVEKAQASVERILIELGIDSSDICFDSSVTTKCLTTKQISSSPEVEFITVPEEYGSDDDVQENIDEEAYAFDESEFITVPEEFAVYEKEIKCDVHDASELFENIGEEILLPDSKNFKNVFKIKNRRNKIIHVKKRTFLWMLTSGLQKCSTDRTYRFFDKPDKSNSPRYCNEVLEKIVVGEYVLLRMNQTLRVFKIYGFKYLNRKNNSYCAAEVSLKIQKDDTHSSVGLTGCLFELVNNDEDYLLDFISNNQTIDVKHYVSHLIKPTVDSAIFFYPEEIVEYINQYN; this is encoded by the coding sequence ATGTTTTTTTCCTGTTACAGGCACGCTCTATTCCTAGTGCGTAGTTGGCGTAATTGGTGTGTGAAGAAATTCGGCAACCTAAAAAACTGCGTCACAACGAATGCCTACTGGGGGTTGGAAATAAACGCGCATTCTCTCATCAATTACATCGTTCATTGTCGAGTTAACGGTACCGAATTCAACCCTAACTGGAATCAAAGCCAAGCTTGCGAGAGTACTTTTAGGGAAGCCCGAGCATTCACTTCCACGGAGTCTACAGTCGTCAATTTTACGATCCAAGGTTTCGAATCACGCTTAAGTCGGATTCAATTCAAGAAAAATGTCATGCACAGAAACGCACATGTTTTAAACTTTCCAAGTTTGAAAAACAATTCAATCAAGACAGAAAAAGTCACAATGCCGACAAACGATGAAATCATTCGGGAAGTCGAAAAAGCGCAAGCATCTGTTGAGAGAATTCTGATAGAATTGGGAATAGATTCATCAGACATTTGCTTCGACAGTAGCGTAACAACAAAGTGTCTCACAACAAAGCAGATTAGTAGTTCGCCTGAAGTCGAATTCATCACAGTTCCTGAAGAATATGGAAGCGATGATGATGTCCAAGAAAATATCGACGAAGAAGCTTATGCTTTTGATGAAAGCGAATTTATCACGGTTCCCGAGGAATTTGCAGTGTATGAAAAAGAAATAAAATGCGATGTTCACGATGCTTCAGAGCTGTTCGAAAACATTGGCGAAGAGATTTTGTTGCCCGATTCGAAAAATTTTAAGAACGTTTTCAAAATCAAAAATCGGCGGAACAAGATCATTCATGTAAAAAAACGGACATTTCTGTGGATGCTGACATCTGGCTTGCAAAAATGTTCCACCGATCGCACATATCGATTTTTCGATAAACCAGACAAAAGTAACAGCCCAAGATACTGCAATGAAGTCCTCGAAAAAATTGTGGTAGGAGAATATGTGTTGCTTCGAATGAATCAGACACTAAgggtttttaaaatttatggatTCAAATACTTGAATCGAAAAAACAATTCCTATTGTGCGGCAGAGGTATctttgaaaattcaaaaagatgACACACATTCATCAGTTGGATTGACAGGTTGTTTATTTGAGCTAGTAAACAATGATGAAGACTACTTGCTTGATTTTATCAGCAACAATCAAACCATAGATGTTAAGCACTATGTGTCTCATCTAATCAAACCGACAGTCGATTCTGCAATATTTTTCTACCCTGAAGAAATTGTGGAATACATAAATCAGTATAACTAA